Proteins encoded in a region of the Misgurnus anguillicaudatus chromosome 9, ASM2758022v2, whole genome shotgun sequence genome:
- the LOC129423320 gene encoding beta-1,3-galactosyl-O-glycosyl-glycoprotein beta-1,6-N-acetylglucosaminyltransferase 4, producing the protein MSKTFILSGLRFHSVLYMYACSHWTTFTSNMPLCFFFYRMRRLWLHQKPIILFFVTVIGLIYVFTIVYLKVKGPNTFRLTRVFDRQRLTIKYGIDCSAIYDMEPVEVGKSLAVRKNKSYLGPADMNIVNVTSDCDWFIASKGYGVLHGSESEREFPLAYSLVVHKDADLVERLLRAIYMPHNVYCIHYDLKSSDDFISAMQGLARCIPNVFIASKLERVQYAGISRLKADLNCLSDLLESEVKWKYVINLCGQDFPLRTNAELVSDLKMLKGMNMVETRQPGGKKWRWTFHHLLKNNTEYYNSPWTTRKKKHPPPHNIEMFVGSAYFTLSREFALFVQWSSLVKDFLVWSEDTYSPDEHFWATLVRVPGVPGEVPRSDPDITELTSKSHLVKWVGFVDVLYPPCTGVYQREVCIYGAAELRWLLDHGHWFANKVDPNVDPILIECLETKLLERHLMSNQQ; encoded by the coding sequence atgtcaaaaacatttatattaagTGGATTACGTTTTCACTCTGTATTGTATATGTATGCATGCAGTCATTGGACAACATTTACAAGTAACATGcctttatgtttctttttttacagaatgaGAAGATTGTGGCTTCATCAGAAACCAATCATACTTTTCTTTGTCACAGTGATtggacttatatatgtttttacaattgtatatttaaaagttaaagGTCCTAATACCTTCAGATTAACAAGAGTGTTTGATAGACAGCGACTGACAATAAAATATGGGATTGATTGCTCAGCAATATATGATATGGAACCAGTGGAGGTGGGAAAATCTTTAGCCGTCCGTAAAAACAAAAGCTATTTGGGCCCAGCTGACATGAATATTGTGAATGTCACCTCTGATTGTGATTGGTTTATAGCGTCAAAGGGTTATGGTGTGTTACATGGCTCTGAGTCTGAGCGTGAATTTCCTCTTGCTTACTCTTTGGTCGTTCATAAGGATGCAGATCTTGTGGAGAGGTTGCTAAGGGCCATTTATATGCCACATAATGTTTACTGTATACATTATGACCTTAAGTCTTCAGATGACTTTATTTCAGCGATGCAAGGTCTGGCCCGCTGCATCCCTAACGTCTTCATTGCTTCAAAACTGGAGAGGGTGCAGTATGCAGGCATCTCACGCCTCAAAGCAGATCTTAATTGTCTGTCTGATCTCCTGGAGTCTGAGGTGAAGTGGAAGTATGTCATCAATCTGTGTGGTCAGGACTTTCCACTGCGGACAAATGCTGAACTGGTGTCAGATCTAAAGATGCTTAAAGGCATGAACATGGTGGAGACCAGACAACCTGGTGGCAAAAAGTGGCGCTGGACTTTTCATCATCTTCTGAAAAATAACACCGAATACTACAACTCACCTTGGACTACCAGAAAGAAGAAACATCCGCCACCTCATAACATCGAAATGTTTGTTGGCAGTGCATACTTTACACTCTCAAGGGAATTTGCACTTTTTGTTCAGTGGAGTTCTCTAGTCAAAGATTTCTTGGTTTGGTCTGAGGACACATACTCACCTGATGAACATTTTTGGGCAACCCTGGTTCGTGTGCCTGGAGTACCAGGAGAGGTGCCAAGATCTGACCCTGATATCACAGAACTGACAAGTAAATCCCATCTGGTGAAGTGGGTTGGTTTTGTAGATGTTCTTTACCCACCATGCACTGGAGTCTATCAAAGGGAAGTGTGTATTTATGGTGCTGCTGAGCTCAGATGGCTTCTTGATCATGGTCACTGGTTTGCTAACAAAGTGGACCCAAATGTGGATCCTATTCTTATTGAATGTTTAGAGACGAAGCTTTTAGAAAGACATCTGATGTCAAATCAGCAGTAA